One region of Chloroflexota bacterium genomic DNA includes:
- a CDS encoding redoxin domain-containing protein, which yields MHESDLPATIAMAPVRHIKYPRTQEEIHVKRHKWHLILVTGLALLLIGSVVSCARSDKVPYAPDFTLKSVNGDTVSLSDFRGKPVMLTFWKIDCPACEFQMPHMQALYAEYQTEEIAMLTVNVGDRATRIQEFIESHGLTLPVLLDGKGRVAKTYGLPGVPMTFLIDSEGIVKAYQIGSFKSREAIESALAQVFPSLTLTPKVEAGPEIGKLAPDFTLQTLDGRSITLSNFRGKTVLLNLWVSSCAACVDEMPYFQIVFDEQTNEGLIILAINCGESSQTVQSIVDGLRLTFPMLLDTDGKICAEYKRGAPTTFLIDGNGIIRAIKDNASESSEEIEGMLDSL from the coding sequence ATGCATGAGTCCGATTTACCAGCCACAATTGCAATGGCTCCAGTCCGTCATATAAAATACCCTAGAACACAAGAGGAGATTCACGTGAAGAGACATAAATGGCATCTGATTCTAGTCACGGGATTAGCACTTCTTCTGATAGGGTCGGTTGTGTCCTGTGCCAGATCTGATAAAGTACCTTATGCCCCTGACTTCACCTTGAAATCTGTTAATGGTGACACTGTAAGCCTAAGTGACTTTCGCGGTAAGCCGGTAATGCTCACCTTCTGGAAGATTGATTGCCCGGCCTGTGAGTTCCAAATGCCTCATATGCAAGCACTCTACGCCGAGTATCAAACCGAAGAGATAGCGATGTTAACCGTCAATGTGGGTGACAGAGCCACACGTATTCAGGAGTTCATCGAAAGTCACGGACTTACTCTCCCCGTACTGCTCGACGGCAAAGGAAGAGTTGCCAAAACCTACGGGCTCCCTGGTGTCCCGATGACCTTCCTGATTGATTCTGAGGGCATCGTGAAAGCATACCAGATTGGCTCCTTCAAGAGCCGAGAGGCAATAGAAAGCGCACTCGCACAGGTGTTCCCATCCCTAACACTGACTCCCAAAGTTGAAGCGGGGCCCGAAATCGGCAAGCTCGCCCCTGATTTCACCCTGCAAACCCTCGATGGTCGAAGCATTACCCTAAGCAACTTCCGAGGTAAAACTGTGTTGTTAAATTTATGGGTGAGTTCATGCGCTGCCTGTGTCGATGAAATGCCTTACTTCCAAATAGTGTTTGATGAGCAAACGAACGAGGGGCTAATTATACTCGCTATAAATTGCGGGGAAAGCAGCCAGACTGTGCAAAGTATAGTCGATGGTCTGCGACTTACATTCCCTATGCTGCTTGACACAGATGGTAAGATATGCGCGGAGTACAAGCGCGGTGCCCCCACAACCTTTCTCATTGATGGCAACGGCATCATCAGAGCTATAAAGGATAATGCATCCGAGAGTTCCGAAGAGATAGAGGGTATGCTCGATTCCCTGTAA
- a CDS encoding redoxin domain-containing protein: MQQQRFCPNCGTQIESGQKHCSNCGATFCPICSTLIPQGGTKCPRCNYLLGSSPPGMVEHRPLTPPPSPRPFSASQGGIIGPQPIQPPSYPPTPSAPTPSAIPGTPIQQPMPPQQYGTGGQPPGVSDSPGAMPYVSAQEPSVSTRKTFVDTAPIRVRRFPPALVAILIIAVIGLLGFSAFAAGWLESPLNAIQEFAVGIQWPNWLPIGPKDTTPPAISEVNVSNITETNAVITWQTDEPSTSQVMVCDPEGGCTWTEVDENLVTDHSVTISNLKLSTTYHFTATSTDAKENQAISEGDFTTLAQATTTPPAISGIKASNITDISATISWTTDKAATSQVEYGTTNAYGSTTTLDQQLTTSHSTTLAGLIPSTTYHFKVKSKDASGTEAAFQDQTFTTRSTVSAAAEVGPEVGKRAPDFTLQDLDGKAVSLSEFRGKTVMLKFWTDSQTSRNEMPVIQAFYEKWTGEELILLAINWKQPPAQVQSFVEDKGLTFPVLLDQEGEVASKYKVSPSSNPSTFFIDAQGIIKLRQDVPFKTDMQIESKLESLQSSP; encoded by the coding sequence GTGCAGCAGCAAAGATTCTGCCCTAATTGTGGAACGCAAATCGAGTCTGGTCAGAAGCACTGCAGCAACTGTGGTGCGACATTCTGTCCCATCTGCAGCACGCTTATACCACAGGGAGGCACAAAATGCCCAAGATGCAATTACCTTCTGGGGTCGTCACCGCCTGGAATGGTAGAACATCGGCCACTAACACCACCTCCATCTCCCAGACCGTTTAGTGCATCACAAGGTGGCATAATAGGACCACAGCCTATACAACCGCCGTCATATCCTCCGACTCCATCAGCTCCGACACCAAGTGCCATACCTGGAACACCAATCCAACAACCCATGCCACCCCAGCAATATGGAACAGGTGGCCAACCACCGGGAGTCTCTGACTCACCCGGTGCTATGCCTTATGTGAGTGCACAAGAACCATCAGTAAGCACTCGAAAAACATTTGTGGACACCGCCCCAATACGAGTGAGGCGGTTCCCTCCAGCTCTAGTGGCTATCCTCATTATCGCCGTTATCGGCCTTCTAGGCTTCTCTGCCTTCGCAGCCGGCTGGCTTGAAAGTCCACTTAACGCCATTCAAGAATTCGCTGTTGGGATCCAGTGGCCAAACTGGTTGCCTATTGGCCCTAAAGATACCACACCACCTGCAATCTCAGAGGTTAATGTTTCAAATATAACCGAGACAAACGCCGTCATAACCTGGCAAACAGATGAGCCATCTACCAGCCAAGTAATGGTATGCGATCCAGAAGGTGGCTGCACCTGGACAGAGGTTGATGAAAATTTAGTTACTGACCACTCCGTAACTATAAGCAACCTCAAGCTCAGTACGACCTATCACTTCACTGCAACATCAACCGACGCCAAGGAGAATCAAGCGATCTCCGAAGGAGATTTCACGACTTTAGCGCAAGCCACTACAACTCCACCAGCAATTTCAGGAATCAAAGCATCCAACATCACTGACATAAGCGCCACCATAAGCTGGACGACTGACAAAGCTGCCACCAGCCAGGTGGAATACGGCACAACAAATGCCTACGGCTCAACCACAACACTCGACCAGCAATTAACCACTAGCCATAGCACCACATTAGCAGGGCTAATACCAAGCACCACATATCACTTCAAAGTCAAATCAAAAGACGCTAGCGGAACGGAAGCGGCATTTCAAGACCAGACTTTTACTACTCGTAGCACTGTGTCAGCCGCCGCCGAGGTGGGCCCCGAAGTGGGCAAGCGCGCTCCTGATTTCACCCTGCAGGATCTTGACGGAAAAGCAGTGAGCTTAAGTGAGTTCCGGGGGAAGACTGTGATGCTCAAGTTCTGGACAGACAGTCAAACCTCTCGAAATGAAATGCCCGTCATACAGGCATTCTATGAAAAATGGACGGGCGAAGAACTCATACTACTGGCCATCAACTGGAAACAACCTCCTGCACAGGTGCAAAGCTTTGTCGAAGACAAAGGATTAACATTCCCCGTACTGCTTGATCAAGAAGGAGAGGTAGCTTCCAAATACAAGGTGTCTCCCAGTTCCAATCCCTCCACTTTCTTCATTGATGCCCAAGGTATTATCAAGCTAAGACAAGATGTCCCCTTCAAAACAGACATGCAGATAGAAAGTAAACTCGAATCTCTTCAATCGTCACCGTAA
- a CDS encoding TlpA family protein disulfide reductase, with protein sequence MNERSANQVKRKTPIILAIVAFISLAMISCGTDNVPQIGDKAPGFTLESIDGKSTSLSDFQGKIVLVVFASVNCKECEEQMPYLIEAYQKANGELIVLDIYHMIYDAKIVQGYITKKQFTTFPALPDPKNKVATAYGATRFPPTNFLIDAEGIIRYKKIGPFQSQEEIEDILKSL encoded by the coding sequence ATGAATGAAAGGAGCGCTAATCAAGTGAAACGAAAAACACCGATAATATTGGCGATCGTTGCCTTCATATCGCTAGCAATGATTAGCTGCGGTACCGATAATGTCCCCCAAATTGGTGACAAAGCTCCTGGTTTCACACTGGAAAGCATTGACGGCAAGAGCACAAGCCTGAGCGATTTTCAAGGCAAGATAGTACTAGTCGTGTTCGCCAGCGTCAACTGCAAGGAGTGTGAAGAGCAAATGCCATACCTAATTGAAGCATACCAGAAGGCAAATGGGGAGCTAATAGTATTGGACATCTACCACATGATTTACGATGCCAAAATAGTGCAAGGTTATATAACAAAGAAGCAGTTCACTACTTTCCCCGCTCTGCCTGACCCAAAAAACAAAGTTGCCACTGCCTATGGCGCTACACGCTTTCCACCAACAAACTTCCTCATAGATGCAGAGGGAATCATCAGATATAAAAAGATCGGACCTTTCCAGAGTCAGGAGGAAATAGAGGACATACTCAAATCTCTGTAG